One window of the Neorickettsia findlayensis genome contains the following:
- a CDS encoding disulfide bond formation protein B — translation MYRYLLSPTRLVAVTLLVPSLLALLLAVILQYGFHYYPCTLCIYERWPYFISTLIAIGLLLVENGNRFLIYFAVAFLFSGALITLYHIGVEMHLFTMPENCTITYGDTLNITNLYEQISTNEIVRCDDPQKLLGIRLTYLNLLYSLGSAFLVIFACVRNENRSTN, via the coding sequence ATGTATAGGTATCTCCTATCTCCTACCAGATTGGTTGCGGTTACACTTCTTGTGCCTTCTCTGCTAGCACTTCTCCTAGCTGTAATCTTGCAATACGGATTTCATTATTATCCCTGTACCCTTTGCATATATGAGAGATGGCCCTATTTCATTAGTACACTAATAGCCATCGGACTTCTTTTAGTGGAAAATGGAAATCGGTTTCTCATTTACTTTGCCGTAGCATTTCTCTTTTCAGGGGCGCTTATAACGCTCTACCACATAGGAGTAGAAATGCACCTCTTTACCATGCCAGAAAATTGTACAATTACGTACGGAGATACACTTAATATCACAAATCTGTACGAACAAATTAGCACAAATGAAATAGTGCGTTGTGATGATCCGCAAAAATTACTGGGAATACGTCTTACTTATTTGAATCTGTTGTATTCTCTAGGGAGTGCGTTTTTAGTAATTTTCGCGTGTGTTAGAAATGAAAACCGATCCACTAATTGA
- a CDS encoding RNA polymerase factor sigma-32 yields MRELSLPVDNSEFDAYARKILAIPILQEEEERDLIDRWFVHRDISAAQRLVEAYLRLVVKVTVRFRNYGLPLMDLASEGNIGLMKAIKNFDPTLGHGIATYAIWWIKAAINEYVIKSWSIVKIGTTAAQRKLFFNLRKLKNSGSVAGLDKQQVVGKISEMLEVSKKDVEEMERILNARDVSLNMQLGEDGGSEVHDVIPVSEVSYEVTLSETQERRMKNRLLYEAVESLEGRHKEIFVARSLSVVPRTLKELGEKFSISQERVRQIHARAMKKVTEYVEEHGRKLGIV; encoded by the coding sequence ATGAGAGAACTCTCATTACCCGTTGATAACTCTGAGTTTGATGCCTATGCGCGGAAGATCTTAGCAATTCCGATACTGCAGGAGGAAGAAGAACGCGACCTTATAGATAGATGGTTTGTTCATAGGGATATCTCGGCGGCTCAGAGGCTTGTTGAAGCTTATCTGAGGCTGGTGGTGAAGGTGACTGTGCGGTTTAGAAATTATGGGCTTCCTCTGATGGATCTTGCTTCCGAGGGGAACATCGGTCTGATGAAGGCTATAAAAAATTTTGACCCGACGCTCGGGCATGGAATCGCCACTTATGCGATATGGTGGATAAAAGCTGCGATAAATGAGTATGTCATAAAGTCTTGGTCTATAGTGAAAATTGGTACAACCGCTGCTCAGCGTAAACTCTTCTTTAATTTGCGCAAGTTAAAGAATTCTGGTAGTGTTGCCGGCCTCGATAAGCAACAGGTGGTGGGGAAGATTTCAGAAATGCTTGAGGTATCAAAAAAGGATGTAGAAGAGATGGAAAGAATTTTAAATGCTCGAGATGTTTCTTTGAATATGCAGTTAGGCGAGGATGGTGGCTCGGAAGTTCACGATGTTATTCCTGTTTCAGAAGTAAGTTACGAGGTTACTCTTTCAGAAACCCAGGAGAGACGGATGAAAAATCGATTGCTTTACGAGGCAGTTGAATCACTTGAAGGGCGCCATAAGGAGATTTTTGTTGCTAGAAGCTTAAGTGTGGTTCCTAGGACGCTTAAAGAGCTTGGTGAGAAGTTTTCCATTTCTCAAGAAAGGGTGAGACAAATACATGCTCGGGCGATGAAGAAAGTAACAGAGTATGTAGAAGAGCATGGAAGAAAACTTGGGATAGTATAA
- the ftsZ gene encoding cell division protein FtsZ has protein sequence MTLRLSVPLEQNHHQSLLCPKIAVIGVGGAGGNAINNMINSGLRGVKFIAANTDAQALEHSLADVKIQLGANLTKGLGAGSIPEIGRQAAEESINELAEAIEDADMLFITAGMGGGTGTGAATVIARMAMERKVLVVAVVTKPFYFEGARRAKVAEVGLEALRRVVDTYIVINNQNLFRIANEKTTFSDAFKEVDKILYFHVREISSLMVNPGYINLDFADVRSVMSKMGKALMGTSEASGENRAVKAAENSIANPLLDNLSVQDAKGILINITGGPDMTLFEVDAAANCVREKANENVNIIFGSTCSESMSNVVRVSVVATGISPDQGELSETGDLGEEGFSGWREEKSDEQKKMELLEIPAFIRRVKKKS, from the coding sequence ATGACCTTGCGTTTATCTGTACCGTTGGAACAAAATCACCATCAGAGCTTGCTCTGCCCAAAAATAGCGGTTATCGGAGTCGGCGGGGCAGGTGGTAACGCGATTAATAATATGATTAATTCCGGTCTTCGTGGTGTCAAATTTATTGCGGCGAATACTGATGCACAAGCACTTGAGCATTCTCTTGCTGATGTGAAGATTCAATTGGGTGCCAATCTTACAAAGGGGTTAGGGGCTGGGTCCATACCTGAAATCGGCAGGCAAGCAGCAGAAGAGTCCATTAATGAACTTGCTGAGGCTATAGAAGACGCTGATATGCTGTTTATAACTGCCGGTATGGGTGGTGGTACCGGTACAGGTGCAGCAACGGTGATAGCGAGAATGGCTATGGAACGGAAAGTTCTCGTCGTGGCAGTTGTCACAAAACCCTTTTATTTTGAGGGCGCTCGCAGAGCTAAAGTAGCCGAGGTTGGGCTTGAAGCGTTAAGAAGAGTAGTCGATACCTACATAGTGATTAATAACCAAAATCTTTTCAGGATAGCGAATGAAAAAACAACATTTTCAGATGCATTTAAAGAGGTTGATAAGATTCTCTATTTTCATGTTAGAGAAATAAGTAGCTTGATGGTGAATCCAGGATACATTAACCTTGATTTTGCAGATGTCCGTTCAGTTATGAGCAAAATGGGCAAAGCCCTTATGGGGACAAGTGAAGCTTCAGGTGAGAATAGGGCGGTCAAAGCAGCTGAGAATTCCATAGCGAATCCGTTGCTGGATAATCTTTCAGTGCAGGATGCAAAAGGTATTTTAATTAATATTACTGGCGGTCCAGATATGACGCTTTTTGAAGTAGATGCAGCTGCAAATTGTGTCAGGGAGAAAGCTAATGAGAATGTTAATATAATTTTTGGCTCCACTTGTTCAGAGTCTATGAGTAACGTTGTTAGGGTCTCTGTTGTTGCTACTGGCATTTCGCCGGATCAGGGAGAGTTGAGCGAAACAGGGGATCTAGGTGAGGAAGGTTTTTCTGGGTGGAGAGAGGAAAAGTCTGACGAACAAAAAAAGATGGAGTTGCTTGAGATTCCAGCTTTTATCCGCAGGGTAAAGAAGAAATCTTGA
- the hpf gene encoding ribosome hibernation-promoting factor, HPF/YfiA family — MKVTVSGHGFDLGSSLSEYITDRVLLGVQKYLTQALGARVSLSKEGRFFHVDVIVNSPISLIKASGESSDPYLAFDNAFSKISLKLRRYKDRLKEHKSEAKCSMKFALHHHEYKTQGPRAILVKEEKIHLRQLSLEEAIMHMDLMALPAFVFINLETNKLNIIHKEDNTKETIVLLDTNQEFKEAD; from the coding sequence ATGAAAGTAACAGTTTCTGGGCATGGTTTTGATTTGGGTTCTAGCCTATCTGAGTATATCACTGACCGGGTTCTTCTGGGTGTGCAAAAGTATCTCACACAGGCTTTGGGTGCTCGTGTTTCACTTTCTAAGGAGGGACGCTTTTTTCATGTAGATGTAATTGTAAATAGTCCTATATCGTTAATCAAGGCAAGTGGTGAATCTAGTGATCCATATCTGGCCTTTGATAATGCGTTTTCAAAGATATCGTTAAAGTTGCGGCGGTACAAAGATAGATTGAAGGAGCATAAATCTGAGGCCAAGTGCAGCATGAAATTTGCCCTACATCATCATGAGTACAAAACTCAAGGGCCGAGGGCGATTTTGGTTAAGGAGGAGAAAATTCATCTTAGACAGCTTTCACTAGAGGAGGCAATAATGCATATGGACCTTATGGCACTCCCGGCTTTTGTTTTTATTAATCTTGAAACAAATAAGCTCAATATAATTCATAAAGAAGATAATACAAAAGAGACTATCGTTCTTCTGGATACAAACCAGGAATTTAAAGAAGCAGACTGA